Within Lolium rigidum isolate FL_2022 chromosome 5, APGP_CSIRO_Lrig_0.1, whole genome shotgun sequence, the genomic segment TAGTAGTTTGTTTGATTTGCCAGCTTTCTCTCTCTAGAGCCTTCCCGGCTGCTTCCCCTCCCCGTACCTGGCCTCTGCCTGCCTATAAATACGCCAGAATATCTTGTTGCTGATAAGAGGCAGCTATCTTGCATTGTGAAATTGGACAAGCCCACTCTCCAAGCACAAACCTGTCAAGCTAGACTAGGTCGTTCGAAATACTGCCTTCCAAGCAAAAGATGGTTAAGGTTGGTTGCTAATCAAGTTCAACTCTAACCAGTTTAGCTCATCGTGTTCTTGGACTAGTAGTGTTTAATTTTCTGAATCTGTTTTGCTCTTTGTTGTCGCAGCAAAAGATTGTTCTCAAGTTGCCGTTGGATGGCGAGAGGAACAAGAGGAAGGCCTTCAAGGCCGCTGTTGGCATGGCAGGTATGTGGACAAAGCCCattcatcatgtctagcaacaactATCATATCTTCTTCTCTTTGCGAGTTCTTACAAAGAGGCGCTGAATCCTACGCAGGTGTGACATCCGCCACGATGGAGGGGGACAAGATCATCATCGTGGGCGACGGCATCGACACGATCGCGCTGACGAGGATGCTCCGGCGCAGCCTAGGCGGCGCCGAGCTCATCAGCGTGTCTTCTGGAGATGACAAGAGGAAAGACGGCTACGGGTATGGGGGAGAAAAGAACGGCTATGGATACGGCGGGGAAAAGAACGGCTACGGAGGAGCTGGCGGTGGCAAGGACTCCAAGGGTGGCGGCGGCTACCAtcagaacgcggtgatgccgatgCAGTACCCCGCGTACCATCAGTACAACGCCATGCCGTCTTACCCTGCCTACTCCTACCCTGCTCATGCTTATCAGCAACAAGAACAGGATCCCGGATGCAGCATAATGTAGGCGTCGAGAAGAGAAGAGCTGGCATATTTCGATAAAAAAAACCTCAAGTCTCGAGTTCAGGACAGACTAGAAGGCCTGACCTgatcaagcgaaccaccaagaagccAGAGATGTGTTGGATGCTTGAGCTGGCTGCATGTATGCAGTTTATGACTTTATGTACATATAGCTTGTAAAATTATCAGTAGTGCTCGTTTGTAAGTTCAGCATTTCAGTTTAGAGTGTACTACTTCCTGCACGATTGGAAGGGCTGGAAGCAATAAAAAGCAAGGGTGCGAATGTTGTAAAAAGACAAGCACACTAGtgattatcccccccccccccccaagacaGCTTAGCCGGTCGGAGGCGGTGAAGGTGACGCGCCGGAGTAGTCTAGGTTAGTCTAGGTCTTCTCTTTCTCTAGTTTTGCTGTTTACCCTTGTGGATATTGGCGTGATGCCTgtgttgaggtggtggtggtggagtcgGGGCTTCTCCCTGCAGAGGTGCTGCagctgctcgtggtgcgccggtggtcggCGACAGAGGCGAGCGGCGGCAGGACGGCGTCATCCTCTCCAATAAAAGCCTTCCTCGAGTCACCAGATCTGGGCGAGCTCGTCTTCGATCCCTCTCTCTCTGGCCACTGCGGCGGTGGGGATTGGGATGCGATCTCCGACGACCCTGCTTTTGGCAGATCTGCTGACTCCTTCTCTGGAGCTGATCTTCGTCGAGCGGAACACGCGGTGACCAAGCATGTCACCGTGATCCTTGGCCAATATGGTGGCCCGATTTCTTCAACCTCCATGGCGGAGGCCCTCTCGGTCGGCTCCTGGAGCTCAACGCCACGAGGGagacaagtggttcgtccccgtctCTCTGGTGGTCGCCAGGGGCTTGACCTTGGCGTCGACAATGAGCGTTCGAGCATCACGCTCGGAACTCGGCGGAGACGCctggagttcgccggcggcgcGTGGCGGAGACTACcttggacccgattgctttttctcttttttggtcaGGGTGGTTTTTGTAAAGTGGAAGGCCCTTTCTTCAAAGTTTAGGTTTCTCTGTGCAAGAGATGTAAAAGGGCTTTTCTATAAAATGTACCTGCCACTTGGTTTAATATAAGAGCTCCACCGGGGTCTTCTGACCCCacttatgttcaaaaaaaaattgaacgtATTCAAACTATGCAGCGCAGCAGTTCTTTCTTTTTGCCCGTACGAAGAAAACAATACAGCCTCTATAACTGCActgttttcactttttttttcgataaagggaatatataaatatcaaaagataccaattacacccagcctctgcaacaacgcaccaccctaatggcactacggatgcacacaaccaaaaaatgaaaagaaaactaagaaacaaaagtcccgctacagtttctcgggcctaacaacagtaatacatccaccgccaagacaacacctgaaaaacagactctccaaaaacgacgcc encodes:
- the LOC124651175 gene encoding aspartate, glycine, lysine and serine-rich protein-like; its protein translation is MVKQKIVLKLPLDGERNKRKAFKAAVGMAGVTSATMEGDKIIIVGDGIDTIALTRMLRRSLGGAELISVSSGDDKRKDGYGYGGEKNGYGYGGEKNGYGGAGGGKDSKGGGGYHQNAVMPMQYPAYHQYNAMPSYPAYSYPAHAYQQQEQDPGCSIM